Within the Mycobacteriales bacterium genome, the region ATCTCGGGGTCGACCGAGGCACGCAACGTGGGCAGCGCTCCAGCGGCTCCGGACTGCAGGACGACCGGTCCGAGGATCCGGGCGACCGGGACCAGCCAGCCACGGCCCTCGTCGGCCAGTTGTCGCGGGAACAGGTTCGTCCAGCTGACCCCCGGGTGGCAGGCGATCACCCGGACCGGCTGACCGACGGCCGTCGTCCTGCGGTGCAGTTCCTGGGCGAAGAGCAGGTTGGCCTGCTTGGTGTTGGCGTAGATCTTCTGCGGGACATAGGGAACCGGGTCCGCCAGGTCCCGCTCGGTGATCCCGGCGGTCAACCGGCCGCCCCGGGAGGCAATGCTCGACACGACCACGACCCGGCCGGCGGCCGCGAGAACGCTGCTCCAAAGCTGCGCGACCAGTGCGAAGTGCCCGAGGTGGTTGGTGCCCATCTGCCGCTCGTGGCCCTGCGCGGTATCCAGCCGGCGCCCGCCCATGATCGCGGCGTTGGCGACCAGCACGTCGATCTTCTGGTGCTCGTCGGCCAACCGCTTCGCCGCCGAAGCGACCGAGTCGAGATCGGCCAGGTCGAGCGGGGTCACGCGCGCCTGGCCGGCGCGGCCGCCGATCGCGTTCCGAGCCTGCTCCCCCTTCGCCTGGTCCCGGCAGGCGAGGACCACCTCGGCTCCCGCCCGGACGAACTGCCGGGCGGCCTCGAGCCCGATCCCCGAGTTGCCGCCGGTGATGACGACGACCCGACCGGTGAGATCCGGCATGCTATGCGTGTTCCAGGACACGGCGACCTCCTGCCTGACGCTAACCCGGTGGCGAAGCCGGCGACGAATCGGGCCTGACCGGGTGCGGGCAACCCGACCCGGCCGGCGATACTCGAACCGGCGCCGAACCGGAGAGGACTGCATGGTGACGAGAGGGGGTGTCGCGGCCACCTATGAACTCGAGCACCTGGCGGCCCTCGAGGCGGAGTCCGTCCACATCATGCGCGAGGTGGCCGCCGAGTTCGAGCGTCCGGTGCTGTTGTTCTCCGGCGGCAAGGATTCGGTTCTCATGCTGCGGATCGCCGAGAAGGCGTTCTGGCCGGCCCCGGTGCCGTTTCCGGTCATGCACGTCGACACCGGCGAGAACTTTCCCGAAGTGCTCGCGTTCCGCGACGCCACCGTCGAGCGACTCGGCGTTCGGCTCATGATCGCCAGCGTTCAGGAATCGATCGACACCGGCCGGGTGGTCGAGCGGCCGGGGGTGTCCCGCAATCCCCTACAGACGGTGACCCTGCTGGACGCGATCAACCGGCACGGATACGACGCGGTCTTCGGAGGGGGGCGCCGGGACGAGGAGAAGGCGCGGGCCAAGGAACGGGTGTACTCGTTCCGGGACGACTTCGG harbors:
- a CDS encoding oxidoreductase, translating into MPDLTGRVVVITGGNSGIGLEAARQFVRAGAEVVLACRDQAKGEQARNAIGGRAGQARVTPLDLADLDSVASAAKRLADEHQKIDVLVANAAIMGGRRLDTAQGHERQMGTNHLGHFALVAQLWSSVLAAAGRVVVVSSIASRGGRLTAGITERDLADPVPYVPQKIYANTKQANLLFAQELHRRTTAVGQPVRVIACHPGVSWTNLFPRQLADEGRGWLVPVARILGPVVLQSGAAGALPTLRASVDPEIPGGAFVGPSLLGQTRGAPKVVDVFPQGRDVATAQRLWQLSESLTGVPFPV
- the cysD gene encoding sulfate adenylyltransferase subunit CysD, producing MTRGGVAATYELEHLAALEAESVHIMREVAAEFERPVLLFSGGKDSVLMLRIAEKAFWPAPVPFPVMHVDTGENFPEVLAFRDATVERLGVRLMIASVQESIDTGRVVERPGVSRNPLQTVTLLDAINRHGYDAVFGGGRRDEEKARAKERVYSFRDDFGQWDPKSQRPELWSLYNGRHHKGEHIRVFPLSNWTELDIWQYILDEQVALPSLYYAHRRTVFERDGMLLAVSPYVTVMDGEEPFEATVRFRTIGDATCTGCVESAAFTTEQVVAEVAASRLTERGATRADDRISEAGMEDRKKEGYF